One segment of Bradysia coprophila strain Holo2 unplaced genomic scaffold, BU_Bcop_v1 contig_400, whole genome shotgun sequence DNA contains the following:
- the LOC119082232 gene encoding macro domain-containing protein CT2219-like isoform X2, with the protein MSAWESAKLTYLSMPLEDRRKEYKCGDSFKTIDDLPQWNSYARSYEAKKLGVCLDKDRSNFATDDELNKKISVFVGDITSLEIDAIVNAANSSLAGGGGVDGAIHTAAGRLLLQGECRALKGCEIGNAKLTGGYKLPAKYIIHSVGPIGEKPDVLHSCYEKSLDLLKENKMETIAFPCISTGIYGYPNEEAANVALKAVREWLDNDEYKQNVRRIIFCLFLDVDIEIYHKLLPLYFPLSSDE; encoded by the exons ATGAGTGCGTGGGAAAGTGCCAAGTTAACATACTTATCTATGCCACTTGAGGATAGACGTAAAGAGTACAAATGTGGTGATAGTTTCAAAACCATCGACGACTTACCGCAATGGAATTCATATGCCCGGTCTTATGAGGCTAAAAAACTGGGAGTATGTCTCGACAAGGACCGTAGTAATTTCGCTACAGATGATGAGTTAAACAAAAAGATATCGGTATTCGTCGGTGACATAACAAGTCTTGAAATCGATGCAATTGTTAATGCTGCTAATAGTTCTTTAGctggtggtggtggtgttgATGGTGCCATTCATACAGCGGctg GTAGATTATTGCTCCAAGGAGAGTGCAGAGCTTTGAAAGGATGTGAAATTGGGAACGCTAAATTAACGGGCGGTTACAAACTGCCAGCAAAATATATAATACACTCGGTTGGACCTATAG GAGAAAAGCCTGACGTTTTGCACAGTTGTTACGAAAAATCATTGGATTTATTGAAAGAGAACAAAATGGAAACCATTGCCTTCCCGTGTATATCGACAGGAATTTATGGGTATCCGAATGAGGAGGCAGCCAATGTTGCTTTGAAGGCCGTTCGAGAGTGGCTCGACAATGACGAATACAAACAGAACGTTAGACGAATCATATTTTGTCTGTTTCTAGATGTTGATATTGAAATCTATCACAAATTGTTGCCATTGTACTTTCCACTTTCCAGTGATGAATAA
- the LOC119082229 gene encoding zinc finger-containing ubiquitin peptidase 1-like isoform X1, producing the protein MAENHPHIDLSPSIEHSCEICGVSGLTDDSMREHTRQYHVEGSAFCPFCGMGGVDGAELLLHVNQAHLDYLTPENELMSFIDDQSPSSYFSVDGDSGDSMSECRGLSPSITEVPGIEKMNGIAHSNLNHNQTNGRNAKTVNDHYQNGLKSSSATTSGHSKSHLSHCDSCSSSSGSSSSNAKSKNGDQKVCDMSSGNKEFSNGFATSNGSQGSPLRSQLGLNLKSNAPATSMQSPMQCPICPYTSESASILEEHINRSHFDPLSPSVVISSNHSDTLTALACPICGRAFESSSDLELHVNIEHRDILSPARIDKPTTNGSVRSMCPVCCMSLDNMKTDEMELHIEKHFAKSPVKKKTEPDLEKEAQKLREQREFEMLRAQYGMDDQGNFREQSSSQMQRAVYAGEMSVADYYERQVGLRAAESHGIDDGTSCTKSVAPRVLSLSSSAPGVIKSLLCSSVDHYGSSYGDKGWGCGYRNLQMLLSSLLQNTTYNEAIYSAWGTHGPSRTAMPSISRLQKMVEAAWTRGFDVQGSEQLGCKLHNTRKWIGATEVVTVLSWLRIHCQLIDFHRPTSPDGRHTSLFNWVLKYFSESKNHTPPLYLQHQGHSRTIIGIEQRTNHELTLLILDPSHGPRQVAALGSSQDSLRLIRRGPAAMRAPQYQIVAVRGLIDTEEQYQASKVLRSLRIPADC; encoded by the exons ATGGCAGAAAATCATCCCCACATTGATCTGTCACCATCCATAGAACACTCATGTGAAATATGCGGTGTGTCTGGACTAACCGACGATTCTATGCGAGAGCACACAAGACAATATCACGTTGAAGGAAGTGCTTTCTGTCCGTTTTGCGGTATGGGTGGAGTTGATGGCGCAGAACTTTTGCTGCACGTTAATCAGGCCCATCTGGACTACCTAACGCCGGAGAATGAACTGATGAGCTTCATAGACGATCAAAGTCCGAG TTcttatttcagtgtggatggtGATTCGGGTGACTCAATGTCCGAATGTCGTGGACTGTCGCCCAGTATAACTGAAGTGCCAGGAATCGAAAAGATGAACGGAATCGCTCACTCAAATTTGAATCACAATCAAACAAACGGTCGCAACGCGAAAACAGTGAATGATCATTACCAAAACGGTTTGAAAAGCTCATCAGCCACAACGTCTGGTCATTCCAAAAGTCATTTGAGTCATTGCGACTCGTGTTCAAGTAGTAGTGGTTCAAGTAGTTCAAATGCTAAATCGAAAAATGGCGACCAAAAAGTCTGTGATATGAGTAGCGGGAATAAGGAATTCTCCAACGGGTTTGCTACATCGAATGGTAGTCAAGGCTCGCCACTACGGTCACAGTTGggtttaaatttaaagagCAATGCTCCAGCGACAAGTATGCAAAGTCCGATGCAGTGTCCCATATGTCCATACACTTCCGAGAGTGCTAGTATTTTAGAGGAACACATTAACCGATCCCATTTTGATCCATTGAGTCCATCAGTTGTGATTAGTTCAAATCATTCAGACACATTAACCGCCCTCGCGTGTCCAATTTGTGGCCGTGCCTTCGAATCGTCGTCTGACTTAGAGCTACATGTCAACATTGAACATAG AGATATTTTGAGTCCTGCTCGTATCGATAAGCCAACCACAAATGGTTCTGTAAGGAGCATGTGTCCCGTGTGTTGTATGTCCCTAGATAACATGAAGACCGACGAAATGGAATTACATATTGAGAAGCACTTTGCCAAAAGTCCCGTTAAAAAGAAGACGGAACCGGATCTGGAAAAAGAAGCTCAGAAGTTACGCGAACAGCGAGAATTTGAAATGCTGCGAGCTCAATATGGCATGGACGATCAAGGTAATTTTCGCGAACAGTCCTCCAGTCAAATGCAACGGGCAGTGTACGCAGGAGAAATGAGTGTTGCCGATTATTATGAACGACAAGTTGGTTTACGAGCAGCCGAATCGCATGGCATTGACGATGGCACGTCATGCACAAAATCAGTAGCACCTCGTGTGTTGTCGTTGTCTTCTTCTGCTCCTGGAGTTATAAAGTCATTGCTGTGCTCAAGTGTAGATCACTATGGGAGTTCATATGGAGATAAGGGATGGGGTTGTGGTTACAG AAATCTACAGATGCTATTGTCCTCGTTGCTACAAAATACAACATACAACGAGGCTATATATTCAGCGTGGGGAACACATGGTCCATCTCGGACGGCAATGCCGAGCATATCACGTTTACAAAAAATGGTTGAAGCAGCTTGGACAAGAGGATTCGATGTGCAAGGTTCCGAGCAGTTGGGGTGCAAGTTACACAATACAAGAAAATGGATCGGTGCTACGGAG GTGGTTACCGTACTGTCATGGCTGCGAATCCATTGTCAGCTCATCGATTTTCACCGACCCACATCGCCTGACGGACGGCACACGTCATTATTCAATTGGgtgttaaaatatttctccGAGTCCAAAAACCACACACCGCCACTATACTTACAACATCAAG GTCACTCGAGAACCATCATCGGAATTGAACAGCGTACAAATCACGAGCTAACATTGCTTATTCTTGATCCAAGTCACGGTCCGAGACAAGTAGCGGCGCTGGGCTCATCACAAGATTCCCTCAGACTGATACGCCGAGGACCAGCTGCTATGCGTGCACCACAATATCAAATTGTTGCTGTTCGAGGGCTGATCGATACAGAGGAACAATATCAA
- the LOC119082232 gene encoding macro domain-containing protein CT2219-like isoform X1, with the protein MMFKSLNKTFLRILSQYNRKMSAWESAKLTYLSMPLEDRRKEYKCGDSFKTIDDLPQWNSYARSYEAKKLGVCLDKDRSNFATDDELNKKISVFVGDITSLEIDAIVNAANSSLAGGGGVDGAIHTAAGRLLLQGECRALKGCEIGNAKLTGGYKLPAKYIIHSVGPIGEKPDVLHSCYEKSLDLLKENKMETIAFPCISTGIYGYPNEEAANVALKAVREWLDNDEYKQNVRRIIFCLFLDVDIEIYHKLLPLYFPLSSDE; encoded by the exons ATGATGTTTAAAAGtctaaataaaacatttttgcgtaTATTAAGCCAATACAA CCGAAAAATGAGTGCGTGGGAAAGTGCCAAGTTAACATACTTATCTATGCCACTTGAGGATAGACGTAAAGAGTACAAATGTGGTGATAGTTTCAAAACCATCGACGACTTACCGCAATGGAATTCATATGCCCGGTCTTATGAGGCTAAAAAACTGGGAGTATGTCTCGACAAGGACCGTAGTAATTTCGCTACAGATGATGAGTTAAACAAAAAGATATCGGTATTCGTCGGTGACATAACAAGTCTTGAAATCGATGCAATTGTTAATGCTGCTAATAGTTCTTTAGctggtggtggtggtgttgATGGTGCCATTCATACAGCGGctg GTAGATTATTGCTCCAAGGAGAGTGCAGAGCTTTGAAAGGATGTGAAATTGGGAACGCTAAATTAACGGGCGGTTACAAACTGCCAGCAAAATATATAATACACTCGGTTGGACCTATAG GAGAAAAGCCTGACGTTTTGCACAGTTGTTACGAAAAATCATTGGATTTATTGAAAGAGAACAAAATGGAAACCATTGCCTTCCCGTGTATATCGACAGGAATTTATGGGTATCCGAATGAGGAGGCAGCCAATGTTGCTTTGAAGGCCGTTCGAGAGTGGCTCGACAATGACGAATACAAACAGAACGTTAGACGAATCATATTTTGTCTGTTTCTAGATGTTGATATTGAAATCTATCACAAATTGTTGCCATTGTACTTTCCACTTTCCAGTGATGAATAA
- the LOC119082229 gene encoding zinc finger-containing ubiquitin peptidase 1-like isoform X2, with the protein MAENHPHIDLSPSIEHSCEICGVSGLTDDSMREHTRQYHVEGSAFCPFCGMGGVDGAELLLHVNQAHLDYLTPENELMSFIDDQSPSVDGDSGDSMSECRGLSPSITEVPGIEKMNGIAHSNLNHNQTNGRNAKTVNDHYQNGLKSSSATTSGHSKSHLSHCDSCSSSSGSSSSNAKSKNGDQKVCDMSSGNKEFSNGFATSNGSQGSPLRSQLGLNLKSNAPATSMQSPMQCPICPYTSESASILEEHINRSHFDPLSPSVVISSNHSDTLTALACPICGRAFESSSDLELHVNIEHRDILSPARIDKPTTNGSVRSMCPVCCMSLDNMKTDEMELHIEKHFAKSPVKKKTEPDLEKEAQKLREQREFEMLRAQYGMDDQGNFREQSSSQMQRAVYAGEMSVADYYERQVGLRAAESHGIDDGTSCTKSVAPRVLSLSSSAPGVIKSLLCSSVDHYGSSYGDKGWGCGYRNLQMLLSSLLQNTTYNEAIYSAWGTHGPSRTAMPSISRLQKMVEAAWTRGFDVQGSEQLGCKLHNTRKWIGATEVVTVLSWLRIHCQLIDFHRPTSPDGRHTSLFNWVLKYFSESKNHTPPLYLQHQGHSRTIIGIEQRTNHELTLLILDPSHGPRQVAALGSSQDSLRLIRRGPAAMRAPQYQIVAVRGLIDTEEQYQASKVLRSLRIPADC; encoded by the exons ATGGCAGAAAATCATCCCCACATTGATCTGTCACCATCCATAGAACACTCATGTGAAATATGCGGTGTGTCTGGACTAACCGACGATTCTATGCGAGAGCACACAAGACAATATCACGTTGAAGGAAGTGCTTTCTGTCCGTTTTGCGGTATGGGTGGAGTTGATGGCGCAGAACTTTTGCTGCACGTTAATCAGGCCCATCTGGACTACCTAACGCCGGAGAATGAACTGATGAGCTTCATAGACGATCAAAGTCCGAG tgtggatggtGATTCGGGTGACTCAATGTCCGAATGTCGTGGACTGTCGCCCAGTATAACTGAAGTGCCAGGAATCGAAAAGATGAACGGAATCGCTCACTCAAATTTGAATCACAATCAAACAAACGGTCGCAACGCGAAAACAGTGAATGATCATTACCAAAACGGTTTGAAAAGCTCATCAGCCACAACGTCTGGTCATTCCAAAAGTCATTTGAGTCATTGCGACTCGTGTTCAAGTAGTAGTGGTTCAAGTAGTTCAAATGCTAAATCGAAAAATGGCGACCAAAAAGTCTGTGATATGAGTAGCGGGAATAAGGAATTCTCCAACGGGTTTGCTACATCGAATGGTAGTCAAGGCTCGCCACTACGGTCACAGTTGggtttaaatttaaagagCAATGCTCCAGCGACAAGTATGCAAAGTCCGATGCAGTGTCCCATATGTCCATACACTTCCGAGAGTGCTAGTATTTTAGAGGAACACATTAACCGATCCCATTTTGATCCATTGAGTCCATCAGTTGTGATTAGTTCAAATCATTCAGACACATTAACCGCCCTCGCGTGTCCAATTTGTGGCCGTGCCTTCGAATCGTCGTCTGACTTAGAGCTACATGTCAACATTGAACATAG AGATATTTTGAGTCCTGCTCGTATCGATAAGCCAACCACAAATGGTTCTGTAAGGAGCATGTGTCCCGTGTGTTGTATGTCCCTAGATAACATGAAGACCGACGAAATGGAATTACATATTGAGAAGCACTTTGCCAAAAGTCCCGTTAAAAAGAAGACGGAACCGGATCTGGAAAAAGAAGCTCAGAAGTTACGCGAACAGCGAGAATTTGAAATGCTGCGAGCTCAATATGGCATGGACGATCAAGGTAATTTTCGCGAACAGTCCTCCAGTCAAATGCAACGGGCAGTGTACGCAGGAGAAATGAGTGTTGCCGATTATTATGAACGACAAGTTGGTTTACGAGCAGCCGAATCGCATGGCATTGACGATGGCACGTCATGCACAAAATCAGTAGCACCTCGTGTGTTGTCGTTGTCTTCTTCTGCTCCTGGAGTTATAAAGTCATTGCTGTGCTCAAGTGTAGATCACTATGGGAGTTCATATGGAGATAAGGGATGGGGTTGTGGTTACAG AAATCTACAGATGCTATTGTCCTCGTTGCTACAAAATACAACATACAACGAGGCTATATATTCAGCGTGGGGAACACATGGTCCATCTCGGACGGCAATGCCGAGCATATCACGTTTACAAAAAATGGTTGAAGCAGCTTGGACAAGAGGATTCGATGTGCAAGGTTCCGAGCAGTTGGGGTGCAAGTTACACAATACAAGAAAATGGATCGGTGCTACGGAG GTGGTTACCGTACTGTCATGGCTGCGAATCCATTGTCAGCTCATCGATTTTCACCGACCCACATCGCCTGACGGACGGCACACGTCATTATTCAATTGGgtgttaaaatatttctccGAGTCCAAAAACCACACACCGCCACTATACTTACAACATCAAG GTCACTCGAGAACCATCATCGGAATTGAACAGCGTACAAATCACGAGCTAACATTGCTTATTCTTGATCCAAGTCACGGTCCGAGACAAGTAGCGGCGCTGGGCTCATCACAAGATTCCCTCAGACTGATACGCCGAGGACCAGCTGCTATGCGTGCACCACAATATCAAATTGTTGCTGTTCGAGGGCTGATCGATACAGAGGAACAATATCAA